From the genome of Thermoflexus hugenholtzii, one region includes:
- a CDS encoding DUF3368 domain-containing protein yields MKEPAVTDSTCLIILDRIGQLDILRELFEPVMIPPGVREEFGKALDWLTVVAPRNTALIRVLSTIVDEGEAEAIALASEQDCLLILDDRKARRWAKSLGLRMIGTAGLLVRAKQQGVLSEVKPVLEAMKRSNFYMHPDLEKEVLRLAGEA; encoded by the coding sequence GTGAAAGAGCCGGCCGTGACGGATAGCACATGTCTCATCATACTGGACCGTATCGGTCAACTGGATATCCTTCGCGAACTTTTCGAACCCGTTATGATTCCGCCTGGAGTTCGGGAAGAATTCGGCAAAGCTCTCGATTGGTTGACCGTGGTCGCACCCAGGAACACCGCGCTGATCCGGGTGCTGTCCACTATCGTGGATGAAGGGGAAGCGGAAGCCATTGCTCTGGCCAGCGAGCAGGATTGCCTGCTCATCCTGGATGATCGAAAAGCACGCCGTTGGGCAAAGTCTCTGGGGCTCAGGATGATCGGCACGGCTGGCTTGCTGGTTCGCGCAAAGCAGCAGGGGGTTTTGAGCGAAGTAAAGCCCGTGCTTGAAGCCATGAAGCGGAGCAATTTTTACATGCACCCAGATTTGGAGAAAGAAGTTCTCCGGCTGGCAGGTGAAGCGTGA
- a CDS encoding UPF0175 family protein, which yields MSVLQVELPLEVSEDEARLLLAIKLYEVGKVTLGQAAKMAGHSKQTFMELLGRYGVPVVAYSLEELREEVQSERAGRDG from the coding sequence ATGAGCGTCCTGCAGGTTGAGCTGCCCCTTGAGGTGTCCGAGGATGAAGCCCGACTGCTGCTCGCCATAAAGCTTTATGAAGTCGGCAAAGTGACCCTGGGACAGGCAGCCAAAATGGCTGGCCACTCGAAGCAGACCTTTATGGAGTTGCTGGGGCGCTACGGCGTTCCGGTGGTCGCCTACTCTCTGGAGGAGTTGAGGGAGGAGGTCCAGAGTGAAAGAGCCGGCCGTGACGGATAG
- a CDS encoding transposase, giving the protein MGFQERTDEQWAFLAPLRPPRAKIGRPRVDDRKVLHGILDGRVTGCRWRDTPRPYGADPTAWRRFQELQMSSSY; this is encoded by the coding sequence ATGGGGTTTCAGGAGCGGACCGATGAGCAGTGGGCCTTCCTTGCGCCCTTGCGGCCGCCCAGGGCCAAAATCGGAAGACCTCGGGTGGATGACCGCAAGGTCCTCCACGGGATCCTGGATGGGCGGGTCACCGGCTGCCGGTGGCGCGATACGCCCCGCCCATATGGCGCCGATCCGACGGCTTGGCGGCGGTTTCAGGAACTCCAGATGAGTTCAAGCTACTAA
- a CDS encoding CRISPR-associated protein Cas4 — protein MDPEREEELWDFLRQAMRLSEDDFERLKVGGLKMNYLRVCPRKLWLFAHQVRLEADAEAVALGRLTHERAYRDRPRRSLILENLIAIDVLEGEGTILEVKHAPTFIEAARLQLRYYLYFLARRGVHLRGELRFPRQRRRETVILDAAAVAEVEAALEEIARIEALPTPPAAPWTPACRRCAYAPLCWG, from the coding sequence ATGGACCCGGAGCGCGAAGAGGAGCTGTGGGATTTCCTCCGCCAGGCCATGCGCCTGAGCGAGGACGATTTCGAGCGCCTGAAGGTCGGCGGCCTCAAGATGAACTACCTGCGGGTCTGCCCGCGCAAGCTCTGGCTCTTCGCCCACCAGGTCCGCCTGGAGGCCGACGCCGAGGCCGTGGCCCTGGGCCGCCTCACCCACGAGCGCGCCTACCGTGACCGGCCCCGCCGGAGCCTGATCCTGGAGAACCTCATCGCCATCGACGTCCTGGAAGGCGAAGGGACCATCCTGGAGGTCAAGCACGCCCCCACCTTCATCGAGGCCGCTCGCCTGCAGCTGCGCTACTATCTCTACTTCTTGGCCCGGCGGGGGGTCCACCTCCGCGGGGAGCTGCGCTTCCCCCGCCAGCGCCGGCGGGAGACGGTGATCCTGGACGCGGCGGCGGTGGCCGAGGTGGAGGCCGCCCTGGAGGAGATCGCCCGCATCGAGGCCCTCCCCACCCCGCCGGCCGCCCCCTGGACGCCCGCCTGCCGCCGCTGCGCCTACGCGCCCCTGTGCTGGGGATGA
- a CDS encoding nucleotidyl transferase AbiEii/AbiGii toxin family protein, translating into MSASLLNKLAHALDREGLPYMIIGGQAVLLYGEPRLTRDVDLTVAATPEEFDRVWRVVQEAQLQPLIEDPRSFVRQTWVLPTLDAESGLRVDFIFSWTPYEREAIARARAVPVLGYPVRFAAPEDVIVHKALAGRPRDWEDVRSILRKQSVDPEEIRRWLRAFSESLGRDLLSPFETIWAEETGRRATDR; encoded by the coding sequence ATGTCCGCCTCCCTGCTGAATAAACTGGCGCATGCGTTGGACCGAGAGGGCCTGCCCTATATGATCATTGGCGGGCAGGCCGTGCTGCTTTATGGGGAGCCGCGGCTGACGAGGGACGTCGACCTCACGGTGGCCGCTACGCCGGAGGAGTTCGATCGGGTGTGGCGCGTGGTTCAAGAAGCGCAGCTGCAACCCTTGATCGAAGACCCCCGATCCTTCGTCCGGCAAACCTGGGTGCTCCCCACCCTGGATGCGGAAAGTGGCCTGCGGGTGGACTTCATTTTCTCCTGGACCCCCTACGAACGAGAGGCCATCGCCCGGGCCCGGGCGGTCCCGGTTCTCGGATATCCGGTTCGATTCGCAGCCCCGGAGGACGTGATCGTTCACAAGGCCCTGGCCGGCCGCCCCCGGGATTGGGAGGATGTGCGAAGCATCCTGCGCAAGCAATCCGTGGACCCTGAGGAGATCCGCCGCTGGCTGCGCGCCTTCTCCGAAAGCCTGGGGCGCGATCTCCTGAGCCCCTTTGAGACGATCTGGGCTGAGGAAACCGGCCGAAGGGCGACGGATCGCTGA
- the cas1b gene encoding type I-B CRISPR-associated endonuclease Cas1b yields MGRAYYLFRSGRLRRRQNTLYLEWEADGHAQRQAIPVEDVEALFAMGELDLNTRLLSFLGRHGVSLHVFNYYGFYVGSFYPRETRAAGQVVVAQALHSADPSRRLALARGFVEGALFHMRRNLLYYRRQGLPVEDPLTAIEHALREIESCPDVPALMGLEGRARDAYYGAFPAILDLEGFRRSRRPPENPINALLSFGNGLLYAATLSELYHTPLHPAISFLHEPSTGRFSLALDLAEIFKPLVVDRMAFTLMNRGALSEEDFLEEVGFCYLKEEGRKKVVAEFEERMRETVQHPRLKRPVSYRTLIRLEAYKLVRHLLGMEPYEPLKAWW; encoded by the coding sequence ATGGGACGCGCGTATTATCTGTTCCGCAGCGGGCGCCTGCGACGGCGCCAGAACACCCTCTATCTGGAATGGGAGGCCGACGGCCACGCCCAGCGCCAGGCCATCCCCGTGGAGGACGTGGAGGCTCTCTTCGCCATGGGGGAGCTGGACCTCAACACCCGCCTCCTGAGCTTCCTGGGCCGCCACGGGGTCAGCCTGCACGTGTTCAACTATTACGGGTTCTACGTGGGCTCGTTCTATCCGCGGGAGACCCGGGCCGCCGGACAGGTGGTGGTGGCCCAGGCCCTCCATTCCGCGGATCCCTCCCGCCGGCTCGCCCTGGCCCGCGGCTTCGTGGAGGGCGCCCTCTTCCACATGCGCCGCAACCTGCTCTACTACCGGCGCCAGGGCCTGCCGGTGGAGGACCCCCTGACCGCCATCGAGCACGCTTTGAGGGAGATCGAAAGCTGCCCGGACGTGCCGGCGCTGATGGGCCTGGAGGGACGAGCCCGGGATGCTTACTACGGGGCCTTCCCGGCCATCCTGGACCTGGAGGGATTCCGCCGCAGCCGGCGGCCGCCGGAGAACCCGATCAACGCCCTGCTCTCCTTCGGCAACGGCCTCCTCTACGCGGCCACCCTGTCCGAGCTCTACCACACCCCCCTCCACCCGGCCATCAGCTTCCTCCATGAGCCCTCCACCGGGCGCTTCTCCCTGGCCCTCGACCTGGCCGAGATCTTCAAGCCGCTCGTGGTGGATCGCATGGCCTTCACGCTGATGAACCGCGGCGCTTTGAGCGAGGAAGATTTCCTCGAGGAAGTCGGCTTCTGTTACCTGAAGGAAGAGGGGCGGAAGAAAGTGGTGGCGGAGTTCGAGGAGCGGATGCGGGAGACCGTGCAGCACCCCCGCCTGAAGCGCCCGGTGAGCTACCGAACCCTCATCCGCCTGGAGGCCTACAAACTGGTCCGACATCTGCTGGGGATGGAACCCTACGAGCCACTGAAAGCGTGGTGGTGA
- the cas2 gene encoding CRISPR-associated endonuclease Cas2: MYVIIVYDVEVERVARVCQYLRRHLHWVQNSAFEGEITPARLERVKAELRDLIDEKKDTVYLYILQDPHALRREVLGREKGSTSTIV; this comes from the coding sequence ATGTATGTGATCATCGTCTACGATGTGGAAGTGGAACGCGTCGCCCGGGTCTGCCAGTATCTGCGCCGCCACCTCCACTGGGTGCAGAACTCCGCCTTCGAGGGGGAGATCACCCCCGCCCGTTTGGAGCGGGTGAAGGCGGAGCTCCGGGATCTGATTGACGAGAAAAAGGACACGGTGTATCTCTACATCCTGCAGGATCCCCACGCCCTGCGCCGCGAAGTGCTGGGCCGGGAGAAAGGCTCCACCTCCACGATTGTGTGA